The Rosa rugosa chromosome 1, drRosRugo1.1, whole genome shotgun sequence genomic sequence ttatttcaattttgttGTTCTCGTTTTTATTGGATCAAATGTATTAGATCCAGATCTGCCTAGCAGATATCTTGTGGAGTCATCAGTAAGGTTCACTATTGACTGAAAACCTTTTTAGGAAATATCTAAACAATAACCTTCTTTTTACTCCCACTAATTATGGCAAAAGCAAGGCCTTAGTGCTAAACCACTCTACTCTGTATCTGACTTTTTCTGATTCATCCGCTCTGATATCTATATCGGTTCCTCTTGTACATTATTCATAAGTTGACCTCCTTCCTCGAATATTTCACTGGATCCTATTTTCTTAAATGGCATATACAGCTAAATCTTTATGTTTCTTCTAATTACTGTAGCTGAGGTGATTAAACCACTTTAAGCAGGAAAGTCATAAACTATATATTGAGACTATTATGGTCACATGTTTTCTCAATCAAGATAATAACTTTCACCGTATAAACATATTAGTGGTTGGATCACTCCTCAAGTCTCAAAGAGTTTCGATTTTTCTAATTTCAGTAGCAGAGCAGTTGACATTTTTAAGATCTTTGCATAGTATATTGCTGTCTCCTATTTTTAAATGGAACATTTTTGAGCTAACCTTGGTAATTTGTACGCAGGATGGGGCACAAATGAGGGCTTGATCATTTCCATATTGGCTCATAGGAATGCTGATCAGAGAAGACTAATTCAGCAGACTTATGCTAAAACTTATGGGGAGGATCTTCTCAAGGCACTGGACAAAGAACTCACAAGTGATTTTGAGGTCCAATTTCGATTACTCTTTCATTTATAGATGCATACTATTTTGTAACTAATTATAAAGCAGcactttcaagtttcaagagCTTGTGAATGGTGTGTGTCATTTTAAAAGGATATTGcttgattttttttgtattttgtttgaTACCAGCGCGCTTTGCTGCTATGGACGCTGCATCCTTCTGAGCGTGATGCAGTTTTGGCTAATGAGGCTACAAAGAGGTTCACTTCAAGCAATTGGGTTCTCATGGAAATAGCTTGTTCCAGATCTTCACATGAACTACACCTGGTAAAGCAGGCTTACCATGCTAAGTTCAAGAAATCCCTTGAAGAGGATGTTGCATTTCATACGTCTGGAGACTTCCGCAAGGTACAATTTGAACCTTCAAAATGATTAGTCATTTGATTGTGCTCTGAATTGTCTAGTTGGTATATTGAAATGTATCTTTTTTGTTATCCGTTATATAAAACATGTTCACCTACATTGTCATCCTTTTTTCAACATATTCTGCACCTAAGTCCCAGACACTAACCTTCCATTTCCTTGGCTGTAAATGCATTGCTTTATCAGTTGATCAATTTGTAGTACTTTTGACTCTGTCACAGCTTTTGGTACCTCTTGTGAGTGCTTTCCgatatgaaggagatgaagtgAATGTTACAGTGGCAAAAAGAGAAGCTAAGATACTTCATGAGAAAATTAAGGACAAACACTACAATGATGAGGAGCTCATCAGGATCATCAGTACCAGAAGTAAGGCACAGCTGAACGCTACTTTCAATCAGTACAACAATGAGTTTGGAAATGCCATTACCAAGGTATAACCATCTCTGAGATCATTCAGATAATGTGAAATGCCAGAGAATGTGAAGTTTGAAAGTTTTAAGATTGATGTACTCACTATTCATTTAACCAtgtaaaccaaatcctcaactGGATTGCTAAATGAGCGAAAAGGTGTTTTTGATAATATCTTGCTTCTATCGAAACTGATAGTGTGGCATCTAATATGCAGGATTTGAAGGCTGATAAGGATGATGAATTCCTCAAATTACTGAGAGCAACTGCCAAACTCTTGACCTTCCCTGAGAAGTACTTTGAGAAGCTTCTGCGTCTGTGTATCAACAAGCTCGGGACAGATGAAGGTGCGCTTACTAGAGTTATTACCACCAGGGCAGAGGTTGACCTGCATCGCATTAAGGAAGAATACCAGCGCAGAAACAGTGTTACTCTGGGCCATGCAATTCAAAAAGACACTAGAGGAGACTATGAGAAGCTGCTTCTGGAACTTATTGGACATGCAGATGCCTGAGGTTTGCTACTAATCCCACAATAAAGATGAACACAGTTTAAGTTATTTGCCATTGACTCTTCTTTGcttgaatgcattttttttatggTTGTGTGTACCTTGTTCTATTTACCTTGCTGGTCTGGCAACAGTACAATTATGGATTGAGTTGGTGTTGTTTATGGATTGAGTTCCTGCATATTGGAGTTACTTTGAGTTCTATATGCTAATTTTTTGTCACCCTtccctctttttctttctgaaaaaaaaaaaaaaaaagatggtaaACTTTACTACTATTTACATAGTGGGACAATCTCGGAATATATCTTAAATCGAATTCGTTGCCCATTTGAGAGCCTCATAGCTCCAAAGGCCCAAGTTTCAGCTTCACGAGCTGCATTAGCTACTCGAAAGCAATTTCAAACCAGGAACCAAGAACTATCACAGATGAAAGAAACATCTTCTCATATGAGATCCAAGTCATCACTTTATTGATGAATGAAGTTTGAATATTGTGCCCTTTCATCCCTAACAATATATACTTGGATCCTTACCAAAAGagtatttttttctattttcatcCTAATTCGCCATTTCAATCCAATTTACTTATCTCTATGTTTTAGGATTTATAATTTCGATAGAAATTTCTATACTTTAGATTTATGAAAATTTCGAGTGTTTATTGAATCTATATAAATATCAATCAATACATAATAATATTAATACGTTTTTTTAGGGGAATAGGagaattccattgataataaatatcaatcCAAACGATCGTACTAGATCAGGCTAGAGTAACCATATCACCAAAATACTTCCATCATAGTGTTGAAGCCACAAACCTGCAAGACCAGAAACCACCTTAACAACTGGTACTCAATACAAATTTGAGAATGCGCACTTATACAAAAGGCTAACTAACAAAAAAGAAATACGAACCAAAACAGAATATTAACCAAAAAAGGTAATAACCtaagctaaaaagaaaaaataaaaacaaaccaaaatcagACTCATCCTCCCAAATACTTCAATGTAGTCGCCTAAGAACAAAATATTGTACGCCAGCACAAAGCAAAAGGGAAGGCCATCAGAAGCCCAGTTAAGGTAAGAAATTACCACTCCCCCAAAAGGCAATGGCCCAACCCACCAGACTACATCACTGCAGCCTAGATAGGCTAAGGCCCAAAGGCTTAACCCAACTCTCAGCCACCGAGGTTCAGCCGAAGCAGATTCTCCAGAGGAGCAGCCCGCCACAGCGTTTCGGCGACCACCATCGACCCTCAGCCATATTATAAATACTAGTTTCGAAGATATTTTTCATTTAGGCCTAATAAGATCAAATTAcaaaaatttcaacaaaaattcAATAATTTTGAATAAATTTAAACAGCGAGcatcttttctttaattgatttaaccaaaataaaatcgaaaaaaaaaaagtatatacaTGTATCAGCGTAAGTGTGCGGCCCATGCTCAAATCCAGAGAAGCCGCGTCCAAGATTTCAAACGTGCGCTCCAGGGTCCCACCAGTCAATGAGTATATGCCGCATCCAAGCTTTCTACGTGGCTCATCGTCAGATTTCTTCTATTGTATTAGTCCGCCTGTCAACACCAACCCCCATTATTATCCCCCCCCCTCCTTTTTTTACGGGCGCGGTAataatttaattattttcttacttCATTCTTATAAAAGCCAAACCTCCACAGTCTCTCTTCGCATCATCCGTCTCTCTTCAAACGCATATACTTACACTAAGAAAAAATGGCGACTCTGAAAGTACCAGCATGCGTTCCTTCTCCTGCCGAGGACTCTGAGCAGCTCAGGAAGGCTTTTGAAGGTCTTTTACTTAACACTCGTAATCTATAAGACTCGCATTAATGCAATCATTCTGTGTAATCTGATCTTGTTCTGCTTTTAGTCTATTTGATTGGTTTCGTTATGTGTCTGTTATGATCTGATATACTTGACCGATCATCTGAACTTTGATTCATCTACCTACATATTGTTTTTGGCTTCATGTGATTTCTGGGTTCTATGTATCATTGGGATGCAATCTTTTATAAAACTTAAAATGTCAATGATAATATGAagggtttttctttttaatgTTCTTGGCTTGGCATCATTTTGGTGGATCAAAGTTTAgatctggattttttttttttttttatatgttaTCTTGTGGAGCCAGTTCGAGGTTCACTGTTGACTGACAAGTAGTTGATGTTTGACATGTTTTCGTATAATCTGATCTTGATCATCTAAAGCTTGATCTGCTTCCATAGCATCTTGTGAGTTGTGATtatgtgtttctgggttttaaGTATAATGCATTGTAAAATTCAGTACGCTCATATGATCAATGATCACGATGGATATGTCGAGCTCtctttgatttttctttcaatttcattgtTATCGTTTTTGATGGATAACAGCGCTAGATCTAGATCTTTTTAACAATTATCCTGTGGAGTGATCAGTGATGTTCAATATTGACTGAAACCTTTTCTAGCATACATTTAAACAACAACCTTCTTTTTACTCCACTAATTATGGCAAAAGCAAGGCCTTAGTGCTAAACCACTATACTCTCTATATGACTTTTTCCTATTCATCCGCTCCAAACTATATCAGTTCCCTTGCACGTTATTCACATGTTGACTCCTTACTTGAATTTCATTGGATCCTATATTCTTAAATTGGCATATACAGCTAAATTTTTATGATTTGTCTGATTACACTATTACAGTAGCTGAGGTGATTTAACCAATTTAAGCAGGAAAGTCATAAACTATCGAGACAATTATGGACACATGTATTCTCAATCAAGATAATATTTATATCCATAGTAGTGGTTGAATCACTCCTTAAGTCTCAAAGAGTTCAGTTTTTCTAATTGCTTTAGCAGAGGAGGTGACATATAAAAGGATCTTCATGCTtctattgttattgttattaaGATCCTTTCACAGAATTACCGTCTCCTATTCTTAATTGGAACATTGCTGAGCTTACTTTGGTAATTTGTACGCAGGATGGGGAACAAATGAGGCATTGATCATTTCCATATTGGCTCACAGGAATGCTGATCAGAGAAGACTAATTCAGCAGACTTATGCTGAAACCTACGGGGAGGATCTTCTCAAGTCACTGGACAAAGAACTCTCAAGTGATTTTGAGGTTAGATTTTGATTACTCTTTTCATTTCTATAGAGGTGAAGCAGCCTTTTTAAGTTTCAAGTGCACTGATTTATATGCTTGATTCTTCTTATTTTGTTACATACCAGCGAGCTGTGCTGCTGTGGACACTGCATCCTTCTGAGCGTGATGCAGTTTTGGCTAATGAGGCTACGAAGAGGTTCACTTCAAGCAATTGGGTTCTCATGGAAATAGCCTGTTCTAGGTCTTCACATGAACTACACCTGGTAAAGCAGGCTTACCATGCTAAGTTCAAGAAATCCCTTGAAGAGGATGTTGCATTTCATACATCCGGAGACTTCCGCAAGGTACAACCTTGAACCTCCAAAATGATTAGTCATTTGATTGTGCTCTGAAGTGTCTAGTTGGTATATTGAAATATATCTAATTGTCCATTTTATGCAAACATGTTCACGTACATTGGTATCCTTTTTTCAAGATATTATGCACCTTAAACTTAGACACTCACCTTCTGCCTAGATTTTCCATCTTCTTTTGTTCCTTTGCCTTGGTTGCAGTTTATGCATTCCTTTACCAGTTAATCAATTTGTCTTACTTAATTTTGACTCCGTTACAGCTTTTGGTGCCTCTTGTGAGTGCTTTCCgatatgaaggagatgaagtgAACATTACAGTAGCAAAAAGAGAGGCTAAGATACttcatgagaaaatcaaggacaAACACTACAATGATGAGGAGCTCATCAGGATCTTCACTACCAGGAGTAAGGCACAGCTGAACGCTACTTTCAATCAGTACAACAATGAGTTTGGAAATGCCATTACAAAGGTAATAAACATCTCCCTCAGATACATAATGTCATGCAGATAATTTGAATGCCAGGATATATACTCGCTATTCATTTGATTTGATGACATCTTGCTGCTATTGAAACTGATAGTGTGGCATCTAACATGCAGGATTTGAAGGCTGATGCAGATGATGAATTCCTCAAGTTACTGAGAGCAACTGCCAAACTCTTGACCTTCCCTGAGAAGTACTTTGAGAAGCTTCTGCGTCTGTGTATCAACAAGCTCGGGACAGATGAAGGTGCGCTTACTAGAGTTATTACCACAAGGGCTGAGGTTGACCTCCATCGCATTAAAGAAGAATACCAGCGCCGGAACAGTGTTCCTTTGGACCACGCAATTGAGAAGGACACTTCTGGTGACTATGAGAAGTTTCTTCTGGCACTGCTTGGACATGGAGATTGCTGAGCATTGCTCCTATTCCCAGAATAATTATGAAGACAGCGTTGTTATTTGCCATGGCTCGTCTTTGCTTGAATTCATCGTTTTTATGATTGTGCGGACCCTATTCTATTTATCTTGCTAGTCTGGCAACAGTAAGATTGTGGATCTGAGTTGGTGTTGTTTATGGATTGAGTTCCTGCTATTTATGGAGTTACTTCGAAGTCTATATGTTAATTTTCGATAACGAACACTTGGGGTAAGCTTACAAAATCTCTGAATCTCTTAAATCAAACTCGTTGCCCATTTGAGAGCAACCAACATAGTTCCATGGATCCAACTTTCTGCTTGAGCAGCTGCATTAACGTGCAAAGCAAAACCACATTTGTAAAAACACTAGCCCCTCAATAATCAATTTCAAACCAGGCAATTGCAGATTCCCCAAAGAAGCCAAGCAGCATCAATGGTGAAGAAAACATCATGAAAAGTTGGATACTAATACTATTACTACTACTACTCACCCATAGAACCCTATATTCCTCCAATTGAGTCCCTGAATAAACTGATAAACCCATTTTTCGCAAACTCTGCAAAGTGCTGgattcattttcattttatgtCACATGCAGAATCTGATACTCTGTTCAAACTATGGCTTATTGACCTTGTTCAAACCATACCAAAAATAAAGATCTGAACCATTAATTGCTGGCATAAATTATAAATCTAATTTATAAAGAAATTGGTCCATGAACAAGTAATTAGTAAACACATAGTTGAAACTGATACAAAGAAACTTGTAATAACCCAATTAGCCAAACCTCATGCTTTTCTGACTACAAGTTTCGCACTACTGATCTATAAATATATCACTACTACCGCTTCAAAACTCACGATGCTGATCATCACAAGGGCATGCAGGGGTTTTACATGTCAAAACAGAGTTCACACTGAGATACACTTTATTTGAAATAAAGGAAAGTAACAAGTTAGAAATTATGACGACTTAAACCAATGATATGCTGCTCTCGCCACCAGGGGGCTTGCGAACACCACCTAGATAGTCTCTTGATGCCGCCTTCCCATCAGCAAAGATGTTGCTGCCACTCATTTCTCTCAGCTTAGCCGTGCTTAGTGGCTTTTCAGCAGATCCCGGAGAAACATCTCCCTTAAATATGTCATTGCCTGTCAGCTCTGCAAACTTCTGGTTATGAATTTTCTTGGAAGTCTTGACAACAGGGTCCTCAGTGAACAAGATTTTACTCTGACCTCCAGCCGGCTGTgtcaatgaaaaagaaaaaacgttTAATGTCAAGTTATAGAAAAAAAATGCTCTCTTTCCAGATAGTTTAGCATTGTTCGTGTCAGTAATATTAATCTGGATCACAGGAAATTAAATGCTGTCTAATATAGTATCATGCTATGCTACTTGACATTAATCTGAAGCAGTGGAATGCCAATTGATCTGTCTGATCAAGATTCAATCTCACAACATGACATCACGAGCTCAGAGTATCACAACATCAAACTCGAGATTgtttgacaaaagaaaactaaccAGCTCAAAAGATAAAGTTTCCATTAAAACCAGGTGTCAAGATTGGGTTTCCCCTTCGGCATAAGTGCATGATTACTAAACTAAGGACATATAAGCATGTACAttgttcctttcaaaaaaaaaaaaaaaagcatgtaCATTGTTGTTTTgagatatatatgaattaaATTGCGCACATATTAATTAGCTAAGTTAAAACCATAAACAATTTATATTCCCAAATTGACCACATTATCACAAAGAAACCATAAAGTCACTCACATTGGAAACTTTGACAGAGGTGCGAAGATTTCTGGGCGCCGGCTCCCCGGAATCTTTACTCTGCTTATACTCGTGGGTGTGAACAGCATTAACCGATCGGGGAACAATCTCCGGGGGAGGGCCAAAGATGTCATTTCCACTAAGCTCCTTGGTCTTAGCATTTGAAATCCCCTTCTGAGTCTTGGAATCCAATTCCGACTGCAAAGTCCCACTCAGCTCCTTCTGCTTCGCCACCTCCGGAACACTCGTCGGCTTCTTCGGGCTCACGTGCTCGTCAACGCTGAACGAGATTTGACTGATCCCTTTCACCGCCTGCTGGTAAACCCGACCCGGCTCCGGCTCCGCATTGCCTTCTCCAGCCGCGAATATCCCGCTTCCGGAAATCTCCTTCATTTTGTACCCGGAGCAAGGCTTCCTGTGGGAACAAAAATGTACGGATCTGAGAAGGATAAAatcggaaaaacaaaaaatggttACCGACCGGATCTGAGTTGCTAAAAACAGAACCGGATCTTACTTGTTGTTCAGGCTCTGAGCTTCTTCCTCGGTGATCTGACCGCCGTGGAGCACCTTGCTGATCCCATCCGACGGCTGCAAAATGCAAATCCCTCAGCTCAGTCAGCTACTCTCATCAACTCAATCAATCAAGTTAGTTAGTTTGAGTGGAGTGTGAGGGGGTAAAGTAGTAAAATTCAACCTGGTGAGAGCGGTGAGCGGAGGAGGTGGTGGCGGGAGAGTCGGAGCGGGGGATctcttgccacgtcagcatgtCGGCGGTGTCGCGGCGAGGCTTTCGCACTGGTGTGGCCATTGTTGCTAGTAGTATCT encodes the following:
- the LOC133724308 gene encoding annexin Gh1-like, translated to MATLQVPACVPSPAEDSEQLKKAFEGWGTNEGLIISILAHRNADQRRLIQQTYAKTYGEDLLKALDKELTSDFERALLLWTLHPSERDAVLANEATKRFTSSNWVLMEIACSRSSHELHLVKQAYHAKFKKSLEEDVAFHTSGDFRKLLVPLVSAFRYEGDEVNVTVAKREAKILHEKIKDKHYNDEELIRIISTRSKAQLNATFNQYNNEFGNAITKDLKADKDDEFLKLLRATAKLLTFPEKYFEKLLRLCINKLGTDEGALTRVITTRAEVDLHRIKEEYQRRNSVTLGHAIQKDTRGDYEKLLLELIGHADA
- the LOC133724309 gene encoding annexin Gh1-like; its protein translation is MATLKVPACVPSPAEDSEQLRKAFEGWGTNEALIISILAHRNADQRRLIQQTYAETYGEDLLKSLDKELSSDFERAVLLWTLHPSERDAVLANEATKRFTSSNWVLMEIACSRSSHELHLVKQAYHAKFKKSLEEDVAFHTSGDFRKLLVPLVSAFRYEGDEVNITVAKREAKILHEKIKDKHYNDEELIRIFTTRSKAQLNATFNQYNNEFGNAITKDLKADADDEFLKLLRATAKLLTFPEKYFEKLLRLCINKLGTDEGALTRVITTRAEVDLHRIKEEYQRRNSVPLDHAIEKDTSGDYEKFLLALLGHGDC
- the LOC133724598 gene encoding uncharacterized protein LOC133724598, whose protein sequence is MATPVRKPRRDTADMLTWQEIPRSDSPATTSSAHRSHQPSDGISKVLHGGQITEEEAQSLNNKKPCSGYKMKEISGSGIFAAGEGNAEPEPGRVYQQAVKGISQISFSVDEHVSPKKPTSVPEVAKQKELSGTLQSELDSKTQKGISNAKTKELSGNDIFGPPPEIVPRSVNAVHTHEYKQSKDSGEPAPRNLRTSVKVSNPAGGQSKILFTEDPVVKTSKKIHNQKFAELTGNDIFKGDVSPGSAEKPLSTAKLREMSGSNIFADGKAASRDYLGGVRKPPGGESSISLV